Proteins found in one Polyangiaceae bacterium genomic segment:
- a CDS encoding MXAN_5187 C-terminal domain-containing protein: MRWKIIVFNAVIVVIMGVLTYALLATSLSDVVQNPTQRKTEVAQSLRAASAQLALDALRLERWMAEKANTAPVREVFSGGTPEARSEAATVQANKLRDAAVAEPSFAKMAPALVLFVDRTGVAMGRNGSALMRGDKMGEAYPSLAKSLESGNTASDVWLNRERQEQLLASYAPVRGENGEVVGALVVGTPLNDDRLSRTSEMTSGHFLALSVAGKQLETVASSGGAGAGVVEAAGTDTVKQASQAALSTANVAAAEGVNAGYVFAAAPLAGYGDDKRAVILAAVPASLVGSLSGLLWPVFGVSALGILLVMVTGYLLGNYFSRPVSELEDGLLAVINGRTDLRFQIEHPDLGGLVFRINSLLNQLMGVPEDTTDEEGRPSIPTQGGPSFEDLSVQDGGGSTPADAAHALHVEDANSYYQRLFSEYINAKRQLGEPVDHITQAAFIGHIRQNEQQAIAQSGRPVRYRVEVRGNAITLVAVPQP; this comes from the coding sequence ATGCGCTGGAAGATCATCGTCTTCAATGCCGTCATCGTCGTGATCATGGGCGTGCTCACGTACGCGCTACTGGCAACCTCGCTGAGCGACGTCGTGCAGAACCCGACACAGCGAAAGACCGAGGTAGCGCAGTCCTTGCGTGCGGCGAGCGCCCAACTCGCCCTCGACGCGCTGCGTTTGGAGCGCTGGATGGCGGAGAAGGCGAACACCGCGCCCGTGCGTGAAGTCTTCTCCGGCGGCACTCCCGAGGCGCGCAGTGAGGCGGCCACGGTGCAGGCCAACAAGCTGCGCGACGCGGCCGTTGCTGAGCCTTCCTTCGCCAAGATGGCGCCCGCGCTCGTGTTGTTCGTGGATCGCACTGGCGTCGCGATGGGGCGCAACGGTTCCGCGCTGATGCGCGGCGACAAGATGGGCGAGGCCTATCCGTCCCTGGCCAAGTCGCTCGAAAGCGGCAACACGGCGAGTGACGTGTGGTTGAACCGCGAGCGCCAGGAGCAGCTACTGGCCAGCTATGCACCGGTTCGCGGCGAGAATGGCGAAGTGGTCGGCGCCCTGGTGGTGGGAACGCCGCTGAACGATGACCGCTTGTCCCGCACCAGCGAAATGACCAGCGGGCATTTCTTGGCATTGTCCGTGGCCGGCAAACAGCTCGAGACCGTCGCATCCAGCGGCGGCGCGGGGGCTGGCGTCGTAGAAGCAGCCGGCACTGACACGGTGAAGCAGGCGTCCCAAGCGGCGCTCAGCACCGCAAACGTCGCCGCCGCCGAAGGCGTCAACGCAGGTTACGTGTTCGCGGCCGCGCCCCTAGCGGGCTACGGCGACGACAAGCGCGCGGTGATTCTGGCGGCGGTACCCGCCTCCCTCGTGGGCAGCCTGAGCGGCTTGCTCTGGCCCGTGTTCGGCGTCTCCGCCCTCGGAATCCTTCTCGTGATGGTCACCGGCTATCTGTTGGGGAACTACTTCTCGCGCCCGGTCAGCGAGCTGGAAGACGGGCTCCTCGCGGTCATCAATGGCCGAACGGATCTGCGCTTCCAGATCGAGCACCCGGATCTCGGTGGATTGGTCTTCCGCATCAACTCGCTGCTGAATCAACTGATGGGAGTGCCCGAGGACACCACCGACGAAGAGGGCAGGCCGTCGATCCCGACCCAAGGCGGTCCCTCCTTCGAGGACCTCTCGGTGCAGGACGGTGGGGGTTCGACCCCTGCCGATGCGGCCCATGCGCTGCACGTCGAGGATGCCAACAGCTACTATCAACGGCTCTTCTCCGAATACATCAACGCGAAACGCCAGCTCGGCGAGCCTGTGGATCACATCACCCAGGCCGCCTTCATCGGGCACATCCGCCAGAACGAGCAGCAGGCGATTGCGCAGAGTGGGCGACCGGTTCGCTACCGAGTGGAAGTGCGCGGCAACGCGATCACGCTCGTTGCCGTTCCGCAACCTTGA
- a CDS encoding HEAT repeat domain-containing protein encodes MGLFDIFKGKSEAKPKARAKDIARMAKLVSTKMSQNLDRQEAIDELGKIGTADSAAALLKRFDWTMEPSITDQEEKENAMSGIIFAGEEALDPIRQHCKKAESLTWPLRTLRGIVSQDAYVEELLGILDLFDTEYVRNAEPKIQLITLLEEFPSTDVRIAVEPFTQDASEPVRFAAVTTVFAMNDAESIPSLLAALAEEESLRVRNRIAQGFVDRDWDVPESLADTTREALPPEYALDASGEDGVGRIRRVG; translated from the coding sequence ATGGGACTGTTCGACATCTTCAAGGGCAAGAGCGAGGCCAAGCCCAAAGCGCGCGCGAAAGACATCGCGCGCATGGCGAAGCTGGTATCCACCAAGATGAGTCAGAACCTCGATCGCCAAGAGGCGATCGACGAACTCGGCAAGATCGGAACGGCGGATAGCGCCGCTGCTCTGCTCAAGCGCTTCGACTGGACGATGGAGCCGTCCATCACGGACCAGGAGGAAAAAGAAAACGCCATGTCCGGCATCATCTTTGCCGGCGAGGAAGCGCTGGATCCCATCCGGCAGCACTGCAAGAAGGCTGAAAGCCTGACCTGGCCGCTGCGCACGCTTCGCGGCATCGTGTCCCAGGACGCATACGTCGAGGAGCTGCTCGGCATCCTCGACCTGTTCGATACGGAGTACGTTCGAAACGCGGAACCCAAGATCCAGCTCATCACTTTGCTGGAAGAGTTCCCTTCGACGGACGTGCGCATCGCCGTGGAGCCGTTCACCCAAGACGCGAGCGAGCCCGTCCGCTTCGCGGCGGTGACCACCGTCTTCGCGATGAACGACGCGGAGAGCATTCCCTCGCTGCTCGCTGCTCTGGCCGAGGAAGAAAGCCTGCGCGTGCGCAACCGCATCGCCCAAGGCTTCGTCGACCGAGACTGGGACGTGCCCGAAAGCCTGGCCGACACCACGCGCGAAGCGCTTCCGCCCGAGTACGCCCTGGACGCGTCGGGCGAGGACGGCGTGGGCCGAATCCGCCGCGTCGGCTAG